The genomic interval TCTTAGTAAGCACGATTGAGGCGTACTTCCAGCAGGTGCTGCAAGCGGGTAAAGATGATGACCACCACCCAGTAGACCAGGGCCACCGCCATGAAGCTCTCGAAGAACTTGAAGGAGGAGGAGGCCTCCATCTGCGCCTTGCCCATGATCTCGGCCACCCCCAGGGTAAACGCCAGCGAGGTGCTCTTGATCATGTCGATGAAGTAGTTCATCAGAGACGGGGTCGCGATGCGGGCCGCCTGCGGCAGAATGATCCGCCGCATCGCCTGATAACGACTCATGCCGATGCTGAGCGCCGCTTCCATCTGGCTCTTGTGGATGCCGAGAATGGCGGCCCGGATCGACTCGGCCATGTAGGCGGCGAAGTGCAGGGTCAGACCTATGATGGCGGCGGTAAAGGCATCCATCCCCACGAAGATCGGGAACAGTTGCGGCAGCCCGTAGTAGAGCAGGAACAGCTGGACGAGCAGGGGGGTCCCCCGGAAGAACGAGATATACAGCATCGCCAGCCAGTGAATTGCGGGAACGCGAAACACCCGTACTATTGCCAGGGCCAGCGACAGTACGAGTGCCAATACGAATCCCCACAGGGCCATTTCCATAGTAGTGCCCAGGTATTTGAGCAGGATGGGAAACAGCCCTAGCGTGTACTCGAGATCAAATTCCATCATTTATTTGCTGGTGATGTCCGCTGCGAACCATTTTTCCGAGATCTTGGTCAGGGAACCGTCTTTACGCATGGCGGTTAGTGCCTCGTCGACCTTCTTCAGCACGGCCTGTTTTTCCGGGGTCTTCAGGAAGGGCAGGGCGTTCTCGATAGTCTCGAACGGT from Aeromonas rivipollensis carries:
- a CDS encoding amino acid ABC transporter permease, which produces MMEFDLEYTLGLFPILLKYLGTTMEMALWGFVLALVLSLALAIVRVFRVPAIHWLAMLYISFFRGTPLLVQLFLLYYGLPQLFPIFVGMDAFTAAIIGLTLHFAAYMAESIRAAILGIHKSQMEAALSIGMSRYQAMRRIILPQAARIATPSLMNYFIDMIKSTSLAFTLGVAEIMGKAQMEASSSFKFFESFMAVALVYWVVVIIFTRLQHLLEVRLNRAY